In Planctomycetota bacterium, the genomic stretch CTGAAAGGGGGTGTGATCGGGGCTGTCGCCCCGATCCTCCCCTCCCAAAGAACTGCACGGTTGTGCGCCGCCATTTTGGACCGCCGCGACACGGTCCCCGCGCCGCCGTTCTCGACCGCCGTCAACAAAAAACATCACGCTACATTCCCGCCGAACGTGGCAATCACGGTCGATCAACGGAGCGATCGACGTCGGTCGGCTTGGCCGACCACAACACGGAGGTAATGCGCATGGTCGAGTTCGATCGTCTCATTCCGCCAAAGGCGGCCGCTGCAATCGTCGGCCTCTCGCCGGCAACTCTCGCGGCCTGGCGGTCGCGAGGAGTGGCGGATCAGCCGCCTTTCGTCCGTCTCGGCCGGCGAGCCGTGAGGTATCGCGAGGCC encodes the following:
- a CDS encoding helix-turn-helix domain-containing protein, yielding MRMVEFDRLIPPKAAAAIVGLSPATLAAWRSRGVADQPPFVRLGRRAVRYREAAVRDWIAKKEAASTRDS